Proteins co-encoded in one Spirochaetota bacterium genomic window:
- the nusA gene encoding transcription termination/antitermination protein NusA, with product MSINFFEALHQIATEKGIPREMIEEIVDSAMISAYKKQYGSNTNVRVMFDRDRNTVKIVSRKMVVNSPRNRAEEVYVGDAKRVNPDVRLGDEIEVEENPLESFGRIAAQTAKQVIIQKIKEAEKNIVYNDFKDKEGDLINGYLQRKTKDAIFVDLGKTEGILPAREQSPLEHFKTGERIKALVLAVQKNTKGPGVVLSRTNPKFIQRLFEMEIPEVYDGVVKIANIVREPGLRTKVAVTSERDDIDSVGACVGMKGIRIQSIVRELEGEKIDIVEWVEDRRTMAANSLTPARVREVIETRSGGVIAVVEKEQYKLAIGKQGHNARLATRLCGFEIDIKTEEQYREFLSSSESRAMVEQLFAQKDVEETPLEELPGLESRTIKLLEAGGILSVEDLVETSYEDLIKIDGIGEKTAKKILDILAESIDFDEEGEETEGEPAEGTEPAAEEGATGADTQESKDKEKGEGAQE from the coding sequence ATGAGCATCAACTTCTTTGAAGCGCTGCACCAGATCGCAACGGAAAAGGGAATCCCTCGGGAGATGATCGAGGAGATAGTAGATTCCGCCATGATCTCAGCGTATAAGAAACAGTACGGATCGAACACCAACGTGCGCGTGATGTTCGACCGCGACCGGAACACGGTGAAAATCGTTTCCAGAAAAATGGTCGTCAACTCCCCGCGGAACAGGGCCGAAGAGGTCTACGTGGGCGATGCGAAAAGGGTCAATCCCGACGTGCGGCTGGGAGACGAGATCGAGGTCGAGGAAAACCCCCTGGAATCGTTCGGAAGAATAGCCGCGCAGACCGCCAAGCAGGTGATCATCCAGAAAATCAAGGAAGCCGAAAAGAACATCGTCTATAACGATTTCAAGGACAAGGAAGGGGACCTCATCAACGGGTACCTGCAGCGTAAAACCAAGGATGCAATTTTCGTTGACCTTGGAAAAACCGAGGGAATCCTTCCCGCGCGCGAACAGTCCCCGCTCGAGCATTTCAAAACCGGGGAGCGGATCAAGGCCCTGGTCCTCGCCGTGCAGAAGAATACAAAGGGGCCCGGGGTGGTCCTCTCGCGGACGAACCCGAAGTTCATCCAGCGACTTTTCGAAATGGAAATACCCGAGGTCTACGACGGCGTGGTTAAAATCGCCAACATCGTGCGGGAGCCCGGCCTGCGCACCAAGGTCGCAGTAACGAGCGAGCGGGACGACATCGACAGCGTGGGCGCGTGTGTCGGGATGAAGGGCATACGGATACAGTCGATCGTCAGGGAGCTCGAGGGCGAGAAGATCGATATCGTGGAATGGGTAGAGGACAGGAGGACGATGGCGGCAAATTCGCTCACGCCGGCGCGGGTGCGCGAGGTCATCGAAACAAGGAGCGGCGGCGTGATCGCCGTAGTGGAAAAAGAGCAATACAAGCTCGCAATCGGCAAGCAGGGGCACAACGCACGGCTTGCGACGCGACTGTGCGGCTTCGAGATAGACATCAAGACCGAGGAACAGTACCGTGAATTCCTGAGCTCCAGCGAGTCCCGCGCGATGGTGGAACAGCTCTTCGCGCAGAAGGACGTGGAAGAGACTCCGCTCGAGGAACTGCCAGGCCTCGAGTCGCGCACGATTAAACTGCTGGAAGCCGGGGGAATCCTCTCGGTGGAAGACCTCGTCGAAACCTCGTACGAAGACCTGATCAAGATCGACGGGATCGGCGAAAAGACAGCGAAGAAGATACTGGACATCCTGGCGGAATCCATCGACTTCGACGAGGAAGGCGAGGAGACCGAAGGAGAACCTGCCGAAGGTACCGAACCGGCAGCGGAAGAAGGGGCAACGGGCGCAGATACCCAGGAATCGAAAGATAAGGAGAAGGGAGAAGGCGCACAGGAATGA
- the pnp gene encoding polyribonucleotide nucleotidyltransferase, producing the protein MSVVDTSVEIGKDRIGFSTGYLAKQADGAVTVSCGDAVVFASAVVSRELREDQDFFPLTVDYREKFYSAGKIPGGYIKREGRPSDRETLTSRLTDRPLRPLFPDDFVNEVQIIIYVLSADDQTQTDVLAINAASAALSVSGIPFHGPVGAVRVGKVNGTLVVNPTFKEMESSEIDLMVAGTKKAVTMIEGSSKNVTEEALLEAIEFAHKNIENICSAQVELMQKVNKAPLQYVPKANDKALAQEIRDKYFSAVNDLVSVKEKKDREAGFKAIVDEATAELKEKYPESIKQAYGILDGIDAEIMRTRILDEGKRADGRVLTEIRPIDIKIGVLPRAHGSAVFTRGQTQSLGIITLGSVSDTQRIDAIEGERYKKYMFHYNFPPFSVGETGRTGGTGRREIGHGMLAERALEYVLPGQMDFPYTIRIVSEILESNGSSSMASVCSGSLSLFNAGVPVKSAVAGIAMGLIMEGDKYAILSDIMGIEDHLGDMDFKVAGTGTGITAFQLDIKIEGITPEIMRKAMQQAKEGRLHILGKMADVLPAPAKELPRHAPRIAILTVAQDKIGAVIGPGGKVIKSIQEETGADVNIEDDGVVTVSALGADAIERALAKIRAIVEDVEVGKIYTGVVKKVMEYGAFVEISPGKEGLVHISKLDFNKVQKVTDVIHEGDEVTVKVIGIDRQGRIDLSRKDAMKR; encoded by the coding sequence ATGAGTGTTGTTGATACAAGTGTAGAAATTGGAAAGGACAGGATCGGGTTTAGTACCGGGTACCTCGCAAAACAGGCTGACGGAGCGGTCACCGTTTCGTGCGGAGATGCGGTGGTATTCGCGTCGGCGGTCGTTTCCAGGGAATTAAGGGAAGACCAGGATTTCTTCCCCCTTACCGTGGATTACAGGGAAAAATTTTACAGCGCGGGGAAGATACCCGGCGGTTATATAAAGCGCGAGGGCAGGCCCAGCGATCGTGAAACGCTCACCAGCCGCCTCACGGACCGGCCGCTGCGGCCCCTTTTCCCCGACGATTTCGTGAACGAGGTCCAGATCATCATTTACGTGCTTTCCGCGGATGATCAGACCCAGACGGACGTACTCGCGATCAACGCGGCGTCTGCCGCCCTGTCGGTTTCGGGCATACCCTTTCACGGGCCCGTGGGCGCGGTGCGCGTCGGAAAAGTAAACGGCACGCTCGTGGTCAATCCGACTTTCAAGGAAATGGAATCGAGCGAAATCGATCTCATGGTGGCCGGCACGAAAAAAGCCGTCACGATGATCGAGGGATCGTCGAAGAACGTGACCGAGGAAGCGCTGCTCGAGGCTATCGAATTCGCCCATAAGAATATCGAGAATATCTGCAGTGCGCAGGTAGAGCTCATGCAGAAGGTGAACAAGGCTCCCTTGCAGTACGTTCCCAAGGCGAACGACAAGGCGCTTGCACAGGAGATCCGCGATAAATATTTTTCCGCGGTGAATGACCTCGTCTCCGTGAAGGAGAAGAAGGACCGCGAAGCCGGGTTTAAGGCCATCGTCGACGAGGCGACCGCGGAGCTCAAGGAAAAGTACCCGGAATCGATCAAGCAGGCGTACGGCATTCTTGACGGTATCGACGCGGAAATCATGCGCACGCGCATCCTGGACGAAGGGAAACGCGCCGACGGCCGCGTGCTCACGGAAATCCGTCCCATCGACATCAAGATTGGCGTGCTTCCCCGCGCGCACGGTTCCGCTGTTTTTACCAGGGGCCAAACGCAGAGCCTGGGCATCATCACGCTGGGCAGTGTATCGGATACGCAGAGAATCGACGCGATCGAGGGCGAGCGTTACAAGAAATACATGTTCCATTACAACTTCCCGCCCTTCTCGGTGGGGGAGACCGGGCGCACCGGCGGGACCGGGCGCAGGGAGATCGGGCACGGCATGCTCGCGGAGCGCGCGCTCGAGTACGTGCTTCCCGGACAGATGGACTTCCCGTATACCATCCGGATAGTATCGGAAATACTCGAATCGAACGGTTCCTCGTCCATGGCCTCGGTCTGTTCGGGCTCGCTCTCGCTTTTTAACGCGGGGGTGCCGGTTAAATCGGCGGTGGCGGGCATCGCCATGGGTCTCATCATGGAAGGCGACAAGTACGCCATTCTTTCCGATATAATGGGCATCGAGGATCACCTGGGCGACATGGACTTCAAGGTCGCGGGGACGGGAACGGGCATCACGGCGTTCCAGCTCGACATCAAGATCGAGGGAATCACCCCCGAGATCATGCGCAAGGCGATGCAGCAGGCGAAGGAAGGCAGGCTCCATATACTGGGAAAGATGGCCGACGTGCTCCCGGCCCCGGCAAAGGAGCTCCCGAGACACGCGCCGCGCATCGCGATACTCACCGTTGCGCAGGACAAGATCGGCGCGGTGATCGGACCCGGCGGCAAGGTCATCAAGTCGATTCAGGAAGAAACCGGCGCGGACGTCAATATAGAAGACGACGGCGTGGTAACGGTATCGGCCCTGGGTGCGGATGCGATCGAGCGCGCCCTGGCGAAAATCCGCGCGATCGTGGAAGACGTCGAAGTCGGGAAGATATACACCGGTGTCGTCAAGAAGGTGATGGAATACGGCGCCTTCGTGGAGATCTCGCCCGGCAAGGAAGGGCTGGTCCATATTTCCAAGCTCGACTTCAACAAGGTACAGAAGGTTACCGATGTCATTCACGAGGGCGACGAGGTCACGGTGAAGGTGATCGGTATCGACCGGCAGGGGCGCATCGATCTCAGCAGAAAAGACGCGATGAAGCGATAG
- the truB gene encoding tRNA pseudouridine(55) synthase TruB, whose product MGELAFKGEVIDWKNSVLLFDKRKGVTSYKAIEEAGRLLGTRKIGHSGTLDRAASGLLVICTGSATRLTQYFLGSDKRYTATIRLGTVTDTDDGEGAVIETRDAAHIDERMIGEALKVFLGSIKQRAPLYSALKIRGKRASDRARMGQEVPLKERDIRIDSIDILSMDGERKSVVLDVRCSKGTYIRSLARDLGEKLGTGAFLEDLRRTESGRFRVEDAASIEDLQEIVGSGTEAPACRIGPFDALESFGFIAVSADARRKVLNGAAFDRSEAVEIRGGAGTIYCIGDDGKNLFAIADMDIDNWTIRYLNVFNEPLH is encoded by the coding sequence ATCGGCGAATTGGCCTTCAAAGGTGAAGTGATAGACTGGAAGAATTCGGTACTGCTTTTCGATAAACGGAAAGGCGTTACTTCGTACAAGGCGATTGAGGAGGCCGGAAGGCTTTTAGGAACCAGGAAGATAGGGCACTCCGGCACTCTCGACAGGGCGGCCTCGGGGCTGCTTGTCATCTGCACCGGCTCCGCCACGCGGCTTACCCAGTATTTCCTTGGAAGCGACAAGCGTTATACGGCGACGATCAGGCTTGGTACGGTTACCGATACCGACGACGGCGAGGGGGCGGTCATTGAAACCCGGGACGCAGCCCATATCGACGAGCGGATGATCGGGGAGGCCCTGAAAGTATTTTTGGGGTCGATAAAACAGCGGGCCCCCCTGTACTCGGCGCTCAAGATCCGGGGGAAAAGGGCGAGCGACCGGGCGCGGATGGGGCAGGAAGTTCCGCTTAAGGAGCGGGATATCCGGATCGATTCGATCGATATCCTGTCGATGGACGGGGAACGCAAGAGCGTCGTTTTGGACGTGCGGTGTTCGAAGGGCACCTATATCCGCTCCCTGGCGCGCGACCTTGGGGAAAAGCTTGGAACCGGCGCGTTCCTGGAGGATCTCCGCCGGACCGAATCGGGACGCTTCAGGGTTGAGGACGCTGCATCGATCGAGGACTTGCAGGAAATTGTCGGAAGCGGCACCGAAGCGCCGGCCTGCAGAATCGGACCCTTTGACGCCCTTGAATCGTTCGGCTTCATCGCGGTGAGCGCCGACGCGCGCCGAAAGGTCCTGAACGGGGCCGCCTTCGACAGGAGCGAGGCCGTCGAGATCCGCGGGGGCGCGGGCACGATTTATTGCATAGGCGATGACGGTAAAAATCTGTTTGCTATTGCCGACATGGACATCGATAATTGGACGATACGCTACTTGAATGTTTTCAATGAGCCGTTACATTGA
- a CDS encoding 30S ribosomal protein S15 translates to MHMIREKKVVIDQYKRHETDTGSPDVQIALITERINHLTEHFKVHKKDHHSRRGLLKLVGQRRRLLDYLKKTDLNKYRSLIESLGLRR, encoded by the coding sequence ATTCACATGATTCGCGAGAAAAAAGTCGTGATTGATCAGTACAAAAGGCATGAGACGGACACGGGATCTCCCGATGTGCAGATAGCGCTTATTACGGAGCGCATCAACCATCTCACCGAGCATTTCAAGGTCCACAAGAAGGACCACCATTCCCGCCGGGGACTTCTTAAGCTCGTCGGCCAGAGGCGCAGGCTTCTCGATTATCTCAAGAAGACCGACCTCAACAAGTACCGGAGCCTGATAGAGTCGCTTGGCCTCAGACGGTAG
- the rbfA gene encoding 30S ribosome-binding factor RbfA, whose product MTTHRKERLEELIRQVIGDTLLTGVKDPRIGFATVTRVELSRDYSVANVFISIMGTEKEQKLSMAGLESAKKFIQRLVGKAIQLRVLPRVNFIQDKSIEEGVRLVGLIDEINRKQDERKGPEGEGQDDEKD is encoded by the coding sequence ATGACCACGCACAGGAAGGAACGGCTTGAAGAGCTCATACGCCAGGTGATAGGCGATACGCTTTTGACGGGGGTGAAGGACCCGCGGATCGGATTTGCGACCGTGACGCGCGTCGAGCTGAGCAGGGATTACTCGGTCGCGAACGTGTTCATCTCGATCATGGGCACCGAGAAGGAACAGAAGCTGTCGATGGCCGGGCTTGAATCGGCGAAGAAATTCATCCAGCGCCTCGTGGGAAAGGCGATACAGTTGCGGGTACTGCCCCGCGTCAATTTCATCCAGGACAAGTCTATTGAGGAAGGGGTCCGGCTGGTGGGGCTCATAGACGAAATAAACAGGAAGCAGGACGAGCGCAAGGGCCCCGAGGGCGAGGGGCAGGATGACGAAAAGGACTAG
- a CDS encoding leucine--tRNA ligase, giving the protein MSEREYDFQDIEARWQKRWSDDQVFLATRDSARKKFYLLEMFPYPSGRLHMGHVRNYTIGDVVSRFLRMKGYNVFHPMGWDSFGLPAENAAIKNNIPPARWTADNISHMKIQLNRMGFSYDWTREVTTFHEDYYKWNQWMFIKMHEKGLAYKKRASVNWCPSCNTVLANEQVVDGACWRCDSVVTQKDLEQWFFRITKYADDLLKGHEDLAGKWPERVLTMQKNWIGRSTGLQVNFKLESGEDFPIFTTRPDTIFGVTFMVIAPEHPLLDRIENPGVRAFIAKFRAQSVIDRLSDEKEKEGVDTGLKVINPFNGDKVPLYVGNFVLMEYGTGAIMAVPAHDTRDFAFAKKFGIPIKVVIDRPGDPLDAATMTDAYVDEGVCVNSGPFNGIRNEDTIEKISDYAEQKRIGKREINYRIKDWLISRQRYWGCPIPVIYCDACGPVLVPEQDLPVVLPTDVDFHGDSRSPLITLDSFRKTKCPKCGGDAHRETDTMDTFVDSSWYFDKFTCPHSKEMFDKAEVDHWMPVDLYIGGIEHAVLHLLYARFFTMVLNDMGLLKCREPFTRLLTQGMVIKDGAKMSKSKGNVVDPDDITKDYGADTVRLFMLFASPPDKDLDWSDKGVEGCYRFIGRVWRLLGRQQELYVENANPDTLELGPAIAKFRKEVHRTVKIVTNDIEERMQYNTAIARMMELVNAWYQVPEPECATPGGRAVVSEAMEMLLGMLAPFIPHAAEELWAALGKKTLIMNQSWPVFREDLAVRDEVELVFQVNGKIRGRATAGADITRAEMEALALADERVKEFTAGKQVVKIIAVQGKLVNIVVR; this is encoded by the coding sequence ATGAGCGAGCGCGAATACGATTTCCAGGATATCGAGGCCAGGTGGCAGAAGCGGTGGAGCGACGACCAGGTCTTTCTCGCCACTCGCGACAGCGCCAGGAAAAAATTCTACCTGCTCGAGATGTTCCCCTATCCCTCGGGAAGGCTCCACATGGGTCACGTACGCAATTATACGATCGGGGACGTCGTATCGAGATTTTTAAGGATGAAGGGCTACAACGTCTTCCATCCCATGGGATGGGACTCATTCGGCCTTCCGGCGGAAAACGCCGCGATCAAGAATAACATCCCCCCCGCGCGCTGGACGGCCGACAATATCAGCCACATGAAAATACAGCTCAACCGGATGGGATTTTCCTACGACTGGACGCGCGAGGTGACCACCTTCCACGAGGACTATTACAAGTGGAACCAGTGGATGTTCATCAAGATGCACGAGAAGGGCCTTGCCTACAAGAAGCGCGCCTCCGTCAACTGGTGCCCCAGCTGCAACACCGTGCTCGCGAACGAGCAGGTGGTTGACGGCGCGTGCTGGCGCTGCGATTCCGTGGTCACGCAGAAGGACCTGGAGCAATGGTTTTTCAGGATCACGAAATACGCCGACGACCTCTTGAAAGGCCACGAGGACCTCGCGGGCAAGTGGCCCGAGAGGGTGCTCACCATGCAGAAGAACTGGATCGGCCGCTCGACGGGCCTCCAGGTCAACTTCAAGCTTGAGAGCGGCGAGGACTTTCCCATCTTCACCACCAGGCCCGATACCATCTTCGGCGTGACCTTCATGGTGATCGCCCCCGAGCACCCGCTCCTCGACCGGATTGAAAACCCGGGGGTGCGCGCGTTCATCGCGAAGTTCCGCGCACAGTCCGTCATCGACCGTCTTTCCGACGAAAAGGAGAAGGAGGGCGTCGATACCGGCCTCAAGGTGATCAATCCCTTCAACGGGGACAAGGTGCCTTTATATGTAGGCAACTTCGTGCTCATGGAATACGGGACAGGCGCCATCATGGCCGTGCCGGCGCACGACACGCGCGACTTCGCCTTCGCGAAAAAATTCGGGATCCCGATCAAGGTGGTGATCGACAGGCCGGGCGATCCCCTGGACGCCGCGACGATGACCGACGCATACGTGGACGAGGGTGTGTGCGTGAATTCCGGCCCCTTCAACGGGATAAGGAACGAGGACACGATCGAGAAAATATCGGACTACGCGGAACAGAAGCGCATAGGCAAAAGAGAGATCAATTACCGCATCAAGGACTGGCTCATCTCGCGTCAGCGCTACTGGGGCTGCCCCATACCCGTCATCTACTGCGATGCGTGCGGCCCGGTCCTGGTCCCGGAACAAGACCTACCCGTGGTGCTTCCCACCGACGTGGACTTTCACGGGGACTCGCGCTCGCCGCTTATCACGCTTGACAGCTTCAGGAAAACCAAATGCCCCAAGTGCGGCGGCGATGCCCACCGGGAGACCGATACCATGGACACCTTCGTGGATTCCTCCTGGTATTTCGACAAGTTCACCTGCCCCCATTCGAAGGAAATGTTCGACAAGGCCGAGGTGGACCACTGGATGCCCGTCGATCTCTACATCGGGGGAATCGAACACGCGGTGCTGCATCTTCTCTACGCGCGTTTCTTCACCATGGTCCTGAACGATATGGGGCTCCTGAAATGCAGGGAGCCCTTCACCAGGCTCCTCACTCAGGGGATGGTCATAAAGGACGGCGCGAAGATGAGCAAGTCGAAGGGAAACGTGGTCGACCCCGACGACATCACGAAGGACTACGGCGCCGATACCGTGCGCCTATTCATGCTCTTCGCCTCCCCCCCCGACAAGGATCTGGACTGGTCGGACAAAGGTGTGGAGGGCTGCTACCGGTTCATCGGGCGCGTGTGGCGCCTCCTGGGCCGCCAGCAGGAACTGTACGTGGAAAACGCGAATCCGGACACGCTCGAGCTTGGTCCCGCGATCGCGAAATTCCGCAAAGAAGTCCACCGGACGGTGAAGATCGTCACCAACGACATCGAGGAGCGCATGCAGTACAACACCGCGATCGCGCGCATGATGGAGCTCGTGAACGCATGGTACCAGGTTCCGGAGCCGGAGTGCGCGACGCCGGGCGGAAGGGCCGTCGTGTCCGAGGCCATGGAAATGCTCCTGGGGATGCTCGCCCCGTTCATACCCCACGCTGCCGAGGAGCTCTGGGCGGCGCTCGGCAAGAAAACACTGATCATGAACCAGTCATGGCCTGTCTTCCGCGAGGATCTCGCCGTGCGCGACGAGGTAGAGCTCGTCTTCCAGGTGAACGGAAAGATCCGAGGCAGGGCGACGGCTGGCGCCGATATTACCCGGGCCGAGATGGAGGCGCTCGCCCTGGCCGATGAGCGCGTGAAGGAATTCACCGCGGGCAAACAGGTCGTCAAGATAATCGCGGTGCAGGGAAAGCTCGTCAATATCGTGGTGAGATGA
- a CDS encoding DUF1330 domain-containing protein — translation MIYALNVFNVTDEDAYRDYNLKAGKIIYGLGGMVLVSGWKPVRRLRDDGIPRSRFIVVEFPGEQAFDEFFRRAEETGLHAVREGSTADYIWTLCEPWDLKAWVRGQA, via the coding sequence ATGATCTACGCGCTTAATGTCTTCAACGTGACGGACGAGGACGCATACCGGGATTATAACCTGAAAGCGGGCAAGATCATCTATGGTCTGGGCGGCATGGTGCTCGTATCCGGCTGGAAGCCGGTCCGGCGCCTCCGTGACGACGGGATCCCGCGCTCGCGATTCATCGTGGTTGAATTTCCCGGGGAGCAGGCCTTCGACGAATTTTTCAGGCGCGCGGAGGAAACGGGGCTCCATGCGGTCAGGGAGGGTTCAACCGCGGATTACATTTGGACGCTATGCGAACCCTGGGACCTCAAGGCCTGGGTGCGCGGGCAGGCGTAA
- a CDS encoding translation initiation factor IF-2, which produces MKALDIANVNHVSVEDLITICRDLGIQCTGQDDDLGEKDVFLVQKKIEVIKEHRAKATRELLEKKAAQTADRSGAKIKLKRKVHVSSELMKEKIGEESRRQKEAPVEEKKPVEEKKPPVRETREVRPGSTQGHGPSQGQGPRRDSQGRPIGDRRPGQGQGGRPQGAGGPPRPYGGQSRPFSGPRPAGGRPGPGRPGGTTGDRRPDGTGAKPAGENKEAEAAAQEKDKRKKSKEITKQRDTKRKAFKEKEKEKSGRDIFQRRRKGQGRQPSDLERAAVTPKNIEITESITVSDLAKKMNVKASELIAKLMKLGMMATINQVVDAETAAILASEYGTEVKVVSLFEETVIRQDEVDNPDSWHKRPPVVTVMGHVDHGKTKLLDAIRETNVVAGEFGGITQHIGAYMVDVHGERVTFLDTPGHAAFTTMRARGASVTDIVVLVVAANDGVMPQTIEAINHARAAKVPIIVAINKIDLPDNNLPRIKQDLANYELVPEEWGGTTLFAEVSAKQKIKIKELLELILIQSEMLELKANEKLMAKGAVIESRIDPGRGPVATILIQNGTLKVGDPFVVGIYSGKVRAMFNDQGQAVEEAGPSTPVEVLGLSGLPSAGDPFQMVDSEKYSKQISQKRLDLRRMEAAKKVRKVTLEDLNEMIRVGEVQELRVIIKGDVDGSVQALKESLEKLSTSEVRVKVIHAGAGGINDSDVMLASASNALIIGYHVRPTAKVSELAAREHVSIKFYNIIFEVTDTIKAAMEGMLAPEIKEEVTATGEVRQVFKISKLGVIAGSIVLTGKMQRKNKIRIIRDGVVICDGTMKSLKRFKDDVSEVEAGQECGFGVENFNDIKEGDTFEAYKTVEITKTLD; this is translated from the coding sequence ATGAAAGCGCTTGATATCGCCAATGTAAATCATGTCTCGGTCGAGGACCTCATTACCATTTGTCGTGACCTGGGAATCCAGTGTACCGGTCAGGACGACGACCTGGGCGAGAAGGACGTTTTTCTCGTGCAAAAAAAGATCGAGGTGATTAAGGAGCATAGGGCGAAGGCAACCCGGGAGCTTCTTGAAAAGAAGGCCGCGCAGACCGCGGATCGCTCCGGCGCGAAGATCAAGCTGAAAAGAAAGGTCCATGTTTCAAGCGAGCTCATGAAGGAAAAGATCGGCGAGGAATCCCGCAGGCAGAAGGAAGCTCCTGTTGAGGAAAAGAAACCAGTCGAGGAAAAAAAGCCTCCGGTTCGCGAAACCAGGGAAGTACGCCCCGGCAGCACGCAGGGACACGGGCCGTCACAGGGCCAGGGACCGCGCAGGGATTCCCAGGGAAGACCGATCGGGGACAGGCGCCCCGGACAGGGACAGGGCGGAAGGCCCCAGGGCGCAGGCGGCCCCCCGCGCCCCTATGGCGGGCAGTCCCGTCCGTTTAGCGGACCGCGACCTGCCGGCGGCAGACCCGGTCCGGGAAGGCCCGGCGGAACGACAGGCGACCGCAGGCCGGACGGCACCGGAGCCAAGCCAGCCGGTGAGAACAAGGAAGCCGAAGCCGCGGCACAGGAAAAGGATAAAAGGAAGAAGTCCAAAGAGATAACCAAGCAGCGGGACACGAAGCGCAAGGCCTTCAAGGAAAAGGAGAAGGAAAAAAGCGGGAGGGACATCTTTCAACGCCGCCGGAAGGGGCAGGGGCGACAGCCTTCCGACCTGGAGCGCGCGGCGGTCACACCGAAAAATATCGAGATCACCGAGAGCATCACCGTCTCCGATCTTGCAAAGAAGATGAATGTCAAGGCGAGCGAGCTTATCGCGAAGCTGATGAAGCTCGGCATGATGGCGACCATCAACCAGGTCGTCGACGCGGAAACCGCTGCCATACTCGCCTCGGAATACGGCACCGAAGTCAAGGTGGTATCGCTCTTCGAAGAAACCGTCATACGCCAGGACGAGGTGGATAATCCCGACAGCTGGCACAAACGTCCCCCCGTCGTCACCGTGATGGGACATGTCGACCACGGCAAGACCAAGCTTCTGGATGCGATCAGGGAGACGAACGTGGTCGCCGGAGAATTCGGCGGGATCACGCAGCATATAGGCGCCTACATGGTGGACGTGCATGGGGAGAGGGTTACGTTCCTGGATACCCCCGGCCACGCGGCATTCACCACGATGCGCGCACGGGGCGCCAGCGTGACCGATATCGTGGTTCTCGTGGTCGCGGCTAACGACGGCGTAATGCCGCAGACGATCGAAGCGATCAACCATGCGCGCGCGGCGAAGGTGCCGATAATCGTCGCGATCAACAAGATCGATCTTCCCGACAACAACCTTCCCAGGATCAAGCAGGACCTGGCCAACTACGAGCTCGTACCCGAAGAGTGGGGTGGGACCACGCTGTTTGCTGAAGTGAGCGCAAAGCAGAAAATAAAAATAAAGGAACTGCTGGAACTCATTCTCATCCAATCAGAGATGCTCGAGCTTAAGGCCAATGAAAAGCTGATGGCCAAGGGCGCCGTAATAGAATCAAGGATTGACCCGGGGCGGGGTCCGGTGGCGACCATACTCATACAAAACGGCACGCTCAAGGTGGGAGACCCCTTCGTGGTGGGGATATATTCCGGCAAGGTGCGGGCGATGTTCAACGACCAGGGGCAGGCGGTCGAAGAAGCCGGGCCGTCGACCCCCGTCGAGGTGCTTGGCCTTTCGGGACTTCCCTCCGCGGGCGATCCGTTCCAGATGGTCGATTCCGAAAAGTACTCGAAGCAGATCTCGCAGAAGAGGCTGGACCTGAGGCGCATGGAAGCCGCGAAGAAGGTGCGTAAGGTTACCCTCGAGGACCTGAACGAAATGATCAGGGTGGGCGAGGTGCAGGAGCTTCGCGTCATCATAAAAGGCGACGTGGACGGCTCGGTGCAGGCCCTCAAGGAATCCCTGGAGAAGCTCTCCACCAGCGAGGTGCGTGTCAAGGTGATACACGCGGGGGCCGGCGGAATCAACGATTCCGACGTCATGCTCGCGTCCGCGTCGAACGCGCTCATCATAGGCTATCACGTGCGCCCCACGGCGAAGGTTTCCGAGCTTGCCGCGCGCGAACATGTTTCGATCAAGTTCTACAACATCATCTTCGAGGTCACCGATACGATCAAGGCCGCAATGGAAGGCATGCTCGCCCCGGAAATAAAAGAAGAGGTCACGGCCACCGGCGAGGTCAGGCAGGTGTTCAAGATATCCAAGCTGGGGGTCATCGCGGGTTCGATCGTACTCACGGGAAAGATGCAGCGTAAGAACAAGATAAGGATTATCCGTGATGGCGTGGTCATATGCGACGGCACAATGAAATCGCTCAAACGGTTCAAGGACGACGTGTCCGAGGTGGAAGCGGGCCAGGAGTGCGGTTTCGGGGTTGAAAATTTCAATGACATCAAGGAAGGGGACACCTTCGAAGCATACAAGACTGTGGAAATCACCAAGACGCTCGATTAG